One region of Baekduia soli genomic DNA includes:
- a CDS encoding PP2C family protein-serine/threonine phosphatase, with the protein MTDDQVARLDLGALLAAVENAPPVAAADVLAQKLGDVLGATGVEFLIADFSGQALIRLGHAGDRSATRTHRQETADCVPLSAGAHGRVLAGQDLEVTTGPEGTRVLAPVTNRGEAIGVLELRLPQVPDGQMRADIARAAHALAYVVIANRRYTDLFEWGQRSVPLSLAAEIQHRLLPASYTCEAGQFTLAGWLEPAGNNAGDTFDFSLERDILHLSVTDAVGHDVEAAILATVLVGALRNARRAGINLAEQARLAGAALNEHAGPGGFVTGQLVRVDLARGVAYVVNAGHPWPLRLRAGHAESLRLDPDLPFGVERDLRYGVQMLQLEPGDRLVFLTDGLLERNAANLDIRGLIESGAEEHPRETVQHLMAAVLQACGGELQDDATALCLDWNGGPDRDRNSSAGANR; encoded by the coding sequence ATGACGGACGATCAGGTGGCGCGTTTGGATCTCGGCGCGCTGCTCGCCGCGGTGGAGAACGCTCCTCCGGTGGCCGCTGCTGACGTTCTTGCCCAGAAGCTGGGCGACGTGCTGGGTGCCACGGGTGTCGAGTTCCTCATCGCCGACTTCAGCGGGCAGGCGCTCATCCGTCTGGGTCACGCCGGCGACCGCTCTGCGACGCGTACCCACCGGCAGGAGACGGCCGACTGCGTGCCCCTGTCTGCCGGTGCCCACGGTCGTGTGCTGGCCGGTCAGGACCTCGAGGTGACCACGGGCCCCGAAGGGACGCGGGTCCTGGCGCCGGTGACCAATCGCGGCGAAGCTATCGGCGTGCTGGAGCTACGCCTCCCGCAGGTGCCCGACGGCCAGATGCGGGCCGACATCGCTCGGGCGGCGCACGCGTTGGCCTATGTGGTCATCGCCAACCGCCGCTACACCGACTTGTTTGAGTGGGGTCAGCGCTCGGTGCCGCTGTCGCTGGCCGCCGAGATCCAGCACCGCCTCCTGCCAGCTTCCTACACGTGCGAAGCGGGGCAGTTCACATTGGCCGGCTGGTTGGAGCCTGCCGGCAACAATGCCGGCGACACGTTCGACTTCTCCCTGGAACGTGACATCCTGCACCTGTCGGTGACCGACGCGGTGGGTCACGACGTCGAGGCCGCGATCCTAGCCACGGTGCTCGTCGGCGCGCTGCGCAACGCCCGGCGCGCCGGCATCAATCTCGCCGAACAAGCGCGACTGGCCGGCGCAGCGCTGAACGAGCATGCCGGGCCGGGCGGATTCGTGACCGGGCAGCTCGTGCGCGTCGACTTGGCCCGCGGAGTCGCATACGTCGTCAACGCCGGCCACCCGTGGCCGCTTCGCCTGCGCGCCGGACACGCGGAGTCCCTCAGGCTGGACCCCGACCTGCCCTTCGGCGTCGAGCGCGACTTACGCTACGGCGTGCAGATGCTTCAGCTCGAACCCGGCGACCGTCTGGTGTTCCTGACGGACGGCCTCCTGGAACGCAACGCCGCCAACCTGGACATCCGCGGCCTCATCGAGTCAGGCGCCGAGGAGCACCCACGCGAGACCGTCCAGCACCTGATGGCCGCTGTGCTGCAAGCCTGCGGCGGCGAGCTCCAAGACGACGCTACCGCGCTCTGCCTGGACTGGAACGGCGGGCCGGACCGCGACCGCAACAGCTCCGCAGGCGCAAACCGCTAG
- a CDS encoding STAS domain-containing protein, which translates to MTRDLAGFRIKSRRLAGGGSVVVSVLGDVDIATVPQLDAVLTEAAADAGHVIVDLRAVTFMDSSGLRLLVRKHQSARDSGHIFALGKPVSETVQRLLELTAMDRMFVFDDLP; encoded by the coding sequence ATGACACGAGACCTGGCTGGCTTTCGAATCAAGTCGCGTCGGCTTGCTGGCGGTGGGTCTGTTGTCGTCAGCGTCCTCGGCGACGTCGACATCGCGACGGTCCCCCAGCTGGACGCCGTCTTGACCGAGGCGGCCGCAGACGCCGGCCACGTGATCGTCGACTTGCGTGCGGTGACGTTTATGGACTCGTCCGGGCTTCGTCTGTTGGTTCGCAAGCATCAGTCCGCACGGGACAGCGGCCACATCTTTGCGCTCGGCAAACCCGTGTCGGAGACCGTGCAGCGGCTGCTGGAGCTGACCGCGATGGATCGCATGTTCGTCTTCGACGACTTGCCGTAG
- a CDS encoding M23 family metallopeptidase codes for MRWTRRPLLPALVGLAVLGPAAAAPSAWASVGGAAAPTDQRAGGAEYGILLGRPSAPRPAVAAFRVAPHTLVSGRAPRLAVQITQRGVRTVTARIVFRPVHGNGTLLELPLGQVRTERLLRPAWPASSVLAPGRYVVSLHATGPAGGTLLRRAQASGRVPITVRPRPVAPTPAPVVAPAPTPPPLVAPVVPPLPDPGVTPDGAFPVAGPHSYGGDDARFGTGRVGHSHQGQDVLADEGTPVVAPLAGTIIARDYQASAAGFYLAMDAADGRSFFFAHCQKDTFAVTLGQTVAAGQQLCRVGHTGDATGPHLHFEIWIGGWRRSSASYPVDPLAQLQAWDH; via the coding sequence GTGCGCTGGACCCGACGTCCCCTGCTCCCGGCGCTCGTGGGCCTCGCGGTCCTCGGGCCGGCCGCCGCTGCGCCGAGCGCGTGGGCATCGGTCGGTGGCGCCGCCGCACCGACCGACCAGCGCGCGGGCGGCGCGGAGTACGGCATCCTGCTGGGCCGTCCCAGCGCGCCGCGGCCGGCCGTCGCCGCGTTCCGCGTGGCGCCCCACACGCTGGTCTCCGGCCGCGCGCCGCGCCTGGCCGTGCAGATCACCCAGCGCGGCGTGCGCACCGTCACCGCCCGCATCGTCTTCCGCCCGGTGCACGGCAACGGCACCCTGCTCGAGCTGCCCCTCGGGCAGGTCCGCACCGAGCGGCTGCTACGCCCGGCCTGGCCGGCCTCAAGCGTCCTCGCGCCCGGGCGCTACGTCGTCTCCCTACACGCCACCGGCCCCGCGGGCGGCACGCTGCTGCGCCGCGCGCAGGCGTCGGGGCGCGTACCGATCACCGTCAGGCCCCGGCCCGTGGCGCCGACGCCCGCGCCGGTCGTGGCGCCCGCGCCCACCCCGCCGCCGCTGGTGGCGCCCGTCGTCCCCCCGCTGCCCGACCCGGGCGTGACGCCCGACGGCGCCTTCCCCGTCGCCGGCCCCCACAGCTACGGCGGCGACGACGCCCGCTTCGGCACGGGCCGGGTGGGCCACAGCCACCAGGGCCAGGACGTCCTGGCCGACGAGGGCACGCCCGTCGTCGCGCCGCTGGCGGGCACGATCATCGCCCGCGACTACCAGGCCTCGGCCGCCGGCTTCTACCTGGCCATGGATGCTGCCGACGGGCGCTCGTTCTTCTTCGCCCACTGCCAGAAGGACACGTTCGCGGTGACGCTCGGCCAGACCGTCGCCGCCGGCCAGCAGCTCTGCCGCGTCGGGCACACGGGCGACGCGACGGGCCCCCACCTGCACTTCGAGATCTGGATCGGGGGCTGGCGGCGCTCGTCGGCGAGCTACCCGGTCGACCCGCTGGCCCAGCTGCAGGCCTGGGATCACTGA
- a CDS encoding DEAD/DEAH box helicase translates to MTVVPTEPWTALLDAGRDDARLVRQAFEGAREAELVPLPADLHPALGEGLRGAGIGALFTHQAQALDAAADGPVIVTTGTASGKSLCFNLPTLDVLCTDAKARALYLYPTKALAQDQARAIAALRLGKRVRPAIYDGDTRREDRTAVRRRSNLILTNPDMLHVGVLPNHARWGDFFANLAVVVVDEAHVYRGVFGSHVANVLRRLRRIAAAYGTEPRFLLASATIANPVDLAERLTGLDGFTHVHRDGSPSAARQIAMWNPPVVDEALQSRRSALGEAAEMVAELVRGGGRTICFVKSRKGVELVAKLVADELGRTDAALRERVAPYRAGYTPAQRRELEARLVSGDLMAVVTTDALELGIDIGALDAAVVVTFPGTVASLRQMWGRAGRRGRGLAVYVAGEDALDQFFCRHPDEFLDRPVEAAIINHENEQIHDPHLLCAAHEGPIDPATDAEFLGPRVRAHCEHLAGLGELVERGGRFGLRRPEDYPAARVSLRSGSPDSFTIIDVDHGEVLGTVEAARAFSTVHDGAVYLHLGRTYAVAELDVEGRRALVQPFSEGWYTQPKTETMTHVERLLDRRETLGVRLSHGIVSVSETVMAYQRRRLPDHEPIDLCALDLPETTFTTQALWYELHPDLLADGFPLELLLGTLHAAEHAQIAVLPLLAMCDRWDIGGLSTNLHPQTGGPTIFIYDGHPGGVGIARQGFASFEQLVGDAQRLIGECRCRSGCPSCVQSPKCGNLNEPLAKAGAAEMLARMLARG, encoded by the coding sequence GTGACGGTCGTCCCGACCGAGCCGTGGACGGCGCTGCTGGACGCCGGCCGCGACGACGCGCGCCTGGTGCGCCAGGCCTTCGAGGGCGCCCGCGAGGCCGAGCTCGTGCCGCTGCCGGCCGACCTGCACCCGGCGCTGGGCGAGGGGCTGCGCGGCGCCGGCATCGGCGCGCTGTTCACCCACCAGGCGCAGGCGCTGGACGCAGCCGCCGACGGCCCCGTGATCGTCACGACCGGCACCGCGTCGGGCAAGTCGCTGTGCTTCAACCTGCCGACGCTCGACGTGCTGTGCACCGACGCCAAGGCACGCGCGCTCTACCTCTACCCGACCAAGGCGCTGGCCCAGGACCAGGCGCGCGCGATCGCCGCGCTGCGCCTGGGCAAGCGCGTGCGCCCGGCGATCTACGACGGCGACACGCGCCGCGAGGACCGCACGGCCGTGCGGCGCCGCTCCAACCTCATCCTGACCAACCCGGACATGTTGCACGTCGGGGTGCTGCCCAACCACGCGCGCTGGGGCGACTTCTTCGCCAACCTCGCCGTGGTCGTGGTCGACGAGGCCCACGTCTACCGCGGGGTCTTCGGCTCCCACGTCGCCAACGTGCTGCGGCGGCTGCGGCGCATCGCCGCCGCCTACGGGACCGAGCCGCGGTTCCTGTTGGCCAGTGCGACGATCGCCAACCCGGTCGACCTGGCCGAGCGGCTCACGGGCCTGGACGGCTTCACCCACGTGCACCGCGATGGCTCGCCGTCGGCGGCGCGGCAGATCGCGATGTGGAACCCCCCCGTCGTCGACGAGGCGCTGCAGTCACGGCGCTCGGCGCTGGGCGAGGCGGCCGAGATGGTGGCCGAGCTCGTCCGCGGCGGCGGGCGGACGATCTGCTTCGTCAAGTCGCGCAAGGGCGTCGAGCTCGTCGCCAAGCTCGTCGCCGACGAGCTCGGCCGCACCGACGCGGCCCTGCGCGAGCGCGTCGCGCCCTACCGCGCGGGCTACACGCCGGCCCAGCGGCGCGAGCTCGAGGCGCGCCTGGTCTCCGGCGACCTGATGGCGGTCGTGACGACGGACGCGCTCGAGCTCGGGATCGACATCGGCGCCCTGGACGCCGCGGTCGTCGTCACGTTCCCCGGGACGGTCGCGTCGCTGCGCCAGATGTGGGGGCGCGCCGGGCGCCGGGGCCGCGGGCTGGCGGTCTACGTCGCCGGCGAGGACGCCCTGGACCAGTTCTTCTGCCGCCATCCCGACGAGTTCCTGGACCGCCCGGTCGAGGCGGCGATCATCAACCACGAGAACGAGCAAATCCACGACCCGCACCTGCTCTGCGCCGCGCACGAGGGCCCGATCGACCCCGCGACCGACGCCGAGTTCCTCGGGCCGCGGGTGCGCGCGCACTGCGAGCACCTCGCCGGGCTGGGCGAGCTCGTGGAGCGCGGCGGGCGCTTCGGCCTGCGCCGGCCCGAGGACTACCCGGCCGCGCGGGTCTCGCTGCGCTCCGGCTCGCCGGACTCGTTCACGATCATCGACGTCGACCACGGCGAGGTCCTGGGCACGGTGGAGGCCGCCCGCGCGTTCTCGACCGTCCACGACGGCGCGGTCTACCTGCACCTCGGGCGCACCTACGCGGTGGCCGAGCTCGACGTCGAGGGGCGCCGCGCGCTCGTGCAGCCGTTCTCCGAGGGCTGGTACACGCAGCCCAAGACGGAGACGATGACCCATGTCGAGCGCCTCCTGGACCGGCGCGAGACGCTCGGGGTCAGGCTGAGCCACGGGATCGTCAGCGTCAGCGAGACGGTCATGGCCTACCAGCGCCGGCGGCTGCCCGACCACGAGCCGATCGACCTGTGCGCGCTCGACCTGCCCGAGACGACGTTCACGACGCAGGCGCTGTGGTACGAGCTGCATCCCGACCTGCTGGCCGACGGCTTCCCGCTCGAGCTCCTGCTCGGGACGCTGCACGCCGCCGAGCACGCGCAGATCGCCGTGCTGCCGCTGCTGGCGATGTGCGACCGGTGGGACATCGGCGGCCTGTCGACGAACCTGCACCCGCAGACCGGCGGGCCGACCATCTTCATCTACGACGGCCACCCCGGCGGCGTCGGCATCGCCCGGCAGGGCTTTGCGAGCTTCGAGCAGCTCGTCGGCGACGCCCAGCGGCTGATCGGCGAGTGCCGCTGCCGGTCGGGCTGCCCGTCGTGCGTGCAGTCACCCAAGTGCGGCAACCTCAACGAGCCGCTGGCCAAGGCCGGGGCCGCGGAGATGCTCGCGCGCATGCTCGCGCGCGGGTGA
- a CDS encoding helix-turn-helix domain-containing protein, producing the protein MQEHRDPTIQADPSLVLALPPAVFELLVARVSEQVMARLSPEPEGWVGVAEAARHLGCKRQRIYDLVCRRAVTGIPHRKEGTRLLFKLSALDRWIDAGGAA; encoded by the coding sequence ATGCAGGAGCACCGAGACCCCACGATCCAGGCCGATCCGTCGCTGGTCCTGGCGCTGCCCCCAGCTGTCTTTGAGCTGCTGGTGGCGCGCGTCAGCGAGCAGGTCATGGCCCGCTTGTCGCCCGAACCCGAGGGCTGGGTCGGGGTGGCCGAGGCCGCCCGCCATCTGGGCTGCAAGCGCCAGCGCATCTACGACCTGGTCTGCCGACGGGCCGTGACCGGGATCCCGCACCGCAAGGAAGGAACCCGGTTGCTGTTCAAGCTGTCGGCGCTGGATCGATGGATCGACGCCGGTGGCGCAGCCTGA
- a CDS encoding ATP-binding protein, whose translation MPDFSRIAIVNRGEAAVRLIRAVREVAHERGGGLCTIALHTEAERHALFVREADEAVLIGGPAPYLDHAVLERALRAGGADAAWVGWGFVAEDPVFADLCERIGVVFIGPPGDVMRRLGDKIGAKRFAEEVGVPVAAWSRGPVDTLDEALVHARTIGYPLMLKATAGGGGRGIRVAAAEAELADAFERARAEALRSFGDATIFMERLVTGARHIEVQVIADHHGAVWAAGVRDCTVQRRNQKVLEESCSPVLSGEQEQELRAAAARLAAAAGYRNAGTVEFLYQPEERLFAFLEVNTRLQVEHPVTELVTGLDLVKLQLHVAAGGRLEGEPPAVSGHAIEARLNAEDPERGFAPAPGTIALLRLPSGPGVRVDAGVAEGDVIAPEFDSMIAKVIGWGRNREEARARLHRALLETTVIVRGGTTNRAFLLDILDRPEVVGSTADTGWLDRLVAAEGHLLDRHADIALLSAAIDIHDAEEALERGVFFAAAGRGRPQARHEIGRSIELRHRRQGYRITVAQVGPQRYRLEVDGAAVQVESESLRPFHRRLTIDGHVYRVDSAIDGPEHLVEVEGVAHRVSRDDGGIVRAPAPALVVAISVAPGDHVDAGTPVAVLEAMKMEMTIQATHTGLVRDVLVAGNAHVEAGAPLVRIEPHDDSETATAAATTRVTFGVAQAGGPAGDPAGPDVRGVVHEHLAAARSLIMGYDVTLVEARRLVAAFERTRDALPADDPDLLHAELETLEIFAELAELSRNWPAAEADELGDGDGDATRSPREHFRTYLRSLDAERERLPETFRARLARALARYGVHGTERTPELEEAVYRIFLAHKRTTPQLPAVRALLDRRLQQADALPEGLRDEFRATLDRLIVAAQVRHPAIGELARSVRFRLFDQPLIQQGHQHVLSEARRRLAHLDAHPDAPDRAAHVEALVQSPHPLISLLSGRNGVGHAPDPLLEILARRYYRVHPLDDVRPCTEQGRPFVTGRYAYEGRDVHLITTMAQASELAGAAEGAARLAAASGAGDCVVDFYVAWGDPPRDLDAMGGELAGAIALARMPETVRRVAVSVSARGGAEVHHFTFHPSSDGVSEERVLRGLHPMIARRLQLWRLSNFDVRRVPTVDEIHVLQCVARDNPRDERLVALAEIRNITPVRDAAGRLTALPEPERVLGACLDGIRRVQAQRPQNRRLAANRVFLYIWPAIDVPLDELLEVTRSLAPRTAGLGLEAVSIEAVIPSGVDGELRRMALTFSYQPGTGVTLSVSEPPTEPMLSVDAYTQKVLQAQRRGTVYPYEAVPLLTRAGGTFTEHDLDADGRLVPVRRAPGGNTAGIVVGLVRTITDRHPEGMVRVAVLGDSTKALGAIAEPEAKRILGAIDLAAELQVPVEWLAVSAGAKISMESGTENMDWVSRVLRRLITFTQAGGEVNLIVAGINVGAQPYWNAEATMLQHTRGILIMTPEGAMVLTGKQALDFSGGVSAEDNFGIGGYDRIMGPNGQAQYWAPDLAAAVDVLFAHYDHAYVPSGERFPRSAPTTDPRERDICDSPHRTVDGGFRTVGEIFSPETNPDRKKPFDIRTVMRAVADQDHSPLERWATMAAAQTAVVLDAHLGGHPVTMIGIESRALARGGFPPADGPDQWTAGTLFPRSSKKVARAINAASGNRPVVVLANLSGFDGSPESLRELQLEYGAEIGRAVVNFDGPIVFCVISRYHGGAFVVFSGTLNDEMTVLAVEGSYASVIGGAPAAAAVFAAEIGRRTDADPRVVDAQTRLDRSEPEEGARLRAELAEIRSAVRSEKLGEVADEFDGVHSIQRAQQVGSIDEIVPAARLRPRIIEAVEAGMLRAQRRCEA comes from the coding sequence ATGCCTGACTTCAGCCGCATCGCCATCGTCAACCGGGGTGAAGCCGCCGTGCGCCTGATCCGCGCCGTGCGGGAGGTCGCGCACGAGCGTGGGGGCGGCCTGTGCACGATCGCGCTGCACACCGAGGCCGAGCGCCATGCCCTGTTCGTGCGCGAGGCCGACGAGGCGGTCCTGATCGGCGGCCCGGCCCCGTATCTCGACCATGCCGTGCTCGAGCGCGCCCTGCGCGCCGGTGGCGCCGATGCCGCCTGGGTGGGCTGGGGCTTCGTCGCCGAGGACCCCGTGTTCGCCGATCTGTGCGAGCGCATCGGGGTGGTGTTCATCGGGCCGCCCGGCGACGTCATGCGCCGCCTCGGCGACAAGATCGGCGCCAAGCGCTTCGCGGAGGAGGTCGGCGTTCCGGTCGCCGCCTGGAGTCGCGGTCCGGTCGACACCCTCGACGAGGCGCTCGTGCACGCGCGGACGATCGGCTATCCGCTGATGCTGAAGGCGACCGCGGGCGGTGGCGGGCGGGGGATCCGCGTGGCCGCCGCGGAGGCCGAGCTGGCCGACGCCTTCGAACGCGCGCGGGCCGAGGCGCTGCGCTCGTTCGGCGACGCCACGATCTTCATGGAGCGCCTGGTCACCGGCGCACGCCATATCGAGGTGCAGGTCATCGCCGACCACCACGGCGCGGTCTGGGCGGCGGGCGTCCGGGACTGCACGGTCCAGCGCCGCAACCAGAAGGTGCTGGAGGAGTCCTGCTCGCCGGTGCTCAGCGGCGAGCAGGAGCAGGAGCTGCGCGCGGCCGCCGCCCGGCTCGCGGCCGCGGCCGGGTACCGCAACGCCGGCACGGTCGAGTTCCTCTACCAGCCCGAGGAGCGCCTGTTCGCGTTCCTGGAGGTCAACACCCGCCTCCAGGTCGAGCACCCCGTCACCGAGCTCGTCACGGGCCTGGACCTCGTCAAGCTCCAGCTTCACGTCGCCGCCGGTGGGCGCCTGGAGGGTGAGCCGCCCGCGGTCTCGGGCCACGCGATCGAGGCGCGGCTCAACGCCGAGGACCCCGAGCGGGGCTTTGCCCCGGCGCCGGGCACCATCGCGCTGCTGCGACTGCCCAGCGGCCCGGGGGTGCGGGTCGACGCCGGTGTCGCGGAGGGGGACGTCATCGCGCCGGAGTTCGACTCCATGATCGCCAAGGTGATCGGCTGGGGCCGAAATCGCGAGGAGGCCCGTGCGCGGCTGCATCGCGCGCTGCTCGAGACCACCGTCATCGTCCGTGGCGGGACGACGAACCGGGCGTTCCTGCTCGACATCCTCGACCGGCCCGAGGTCGTCGGCTCGACCGCCGACACCGGCTGGCTGGACCGGCTCGTGGCGGCCGAGGGGCACCTGCTGGACCGCCACGCCGACATCGCGCTGCTGTCGGCCGCCATCGACATCCACGACGCCGAGGAGGCGCTGGAGCGCGGGGTGTTCTTCGCCGCCGCCGGCCGGGGCCGTCCCCAGGCCCGCCACGAGATCGGTCGCAGCATCGAGCTGCGCCATCGTCGCCAGGGCTACCGGATCACGGTGGCCCAGGTGGGCCCGCAGCGCTATCGCCTCGAGGTCGACGGCGCCGCCGTGCAGGTCGAGTCCGAGTCGCTGCGCCCGTTCCACCGTCGGCTCACGATCGACGGTCACGTCTACCGCGTCGACTCGGCGATCGACGGGCCCGAGCACCTGGTCGAGGTCGAGGGCGTGGCCCATCGCGTCTCGCGCGACGACGGGGGCATCGTCCGCGCTCCGGCGCCGGCGCTGGTCGTCGCGATCAGCGTCGCACCAGGCGACCACGTCGACGCCGGGACGCCCGTCGCGGTGCTCGAGGCGATGAAGATGGAGATGACGATCCAGGCCACCCACACCGGCCTGGTCCGCGACGTGCTCGTGGCCGGCAACGCCCACGTCGAGGCCGGCGCGCCGTTGGTGCGGATCGAGCCCCACGACGACAGCGAGACGGCGACCGCCGCGGCGACGACGCGCGTGACCTTCGGAGTCGCGCAGGCGGGTGGGCCCGCCGGCGACCCGGCAGGCCCGGACGTGCGTGGTGTGGTCCACGAGCACCTCGCGGCCGCGCGCAGCCTGATCATGGGCTACGACGTGACCCTGGTCGAGGCCCGACGGCTGGTGGCCGCCTTCGAGCGCACGCGCGACGCGCTGCCCGCCGACGACCCCGACCTCCTGCACGCCGAGCTGGAGACGCTCGAGATCTTCGCCGAGCTGGCCGAGCTCTCGCGCAACTGGCCGGCAGCCGAGGCCGACGAGCTCGGCGATGGCGACGGCGACGCCACGCGCAGCCCGCGCGAGCACTTCCGCACCTACCTGCGCTCGCTCGACGCCGAGCGCGAGCGCCTGCCCGAGACCTTCCGGGCCCGGCTGGCGCGGGCGCTGGCCCGCTACGGCGTGCACGGGACCGAGCGGACGCCGGAGCTCGAGGAGGCGGTCTACCGGATCTTCCTCGCACACAAGCGCACCACACCGCAGCTCCCCGCCGTGCGGGCGCTGCTGGACCGCCGCCTGCAGCAGGCCGACGCGCTGCCCGAGGGGCTGCGCGACGAGTTCCGCGCGACCCTGGACCGCCTGATCGTCGCCGCCCAGGTCCGCCACCCGGCGATCGGCGAGCTGGCCCGCAGCGTGCGCTTCCGGCTCTTCGACCAGCCGCTCATCCAGCAGGGCCACCAGCACGTGCTCAGCGAGGCACGCCGGCGGCTGGCCCACCTCGACGCCCACCCCGACGCGCCCGACCGCGCGGCCCACGTCGAGGCCCTCGTCCAGAGCCCACACCCGCTCATCTCCCTGCTCAGCGGGCGCAACGGCGTCGGCCACGCGCCCGATCCGCTGCTGGAGATCCTGGCACGCCGCTACTACCGCGTGCATCCCCTCGACGACGTCCGGCCCTGCACCGAGCAGGGGCGTCCGTTCGTCACCGGCCGCTACGCCTACGAGGGCCGCGACGTCCATCTGATCACCACGATGGCGCAGGCCTCCGAGCTGGCCGGGGCCGCCGAGGGTGCCGCCCGGCTGGCCGCGGCCTCGGGAGCGGGGGACTGCGTGGTGGACTTCTATGTGGCCTGGGGCGATCCACCGCGCGACCTCGACGCCATGGGCGGCGAACTGGCCGGCGCCATCGCGTTGGCCCGGATGCCCGAGACCGTGCGCCGCGTGGCGGTCTCGGTCAGCGCGCGGGGCGGCGCCGAGGTCCATCACTTCACCTTCCACCCGTCGTCGGATGGCGTTTCGGAGGAGCGGGTCCTGCGCGGCCTGCATCCGATGATCGCTCGGCGGCTCCAGCTCTGGCGGCTGTCGAACTTCGACGTCCGGCGCGTCCCCACCGTCGACGAGATCCACGTCCTGCAGTGCGTCGCGCGCGACAACCCCCGCGACGAGCGCCTCGTGGCGCTGGCCGAGATCCGCAACATCACCCCGGTGCGCGATGCGGCGGGCCGGCTCACTGCCCTGCCCGAGCCGGAGCGCGTCCTGGGCGCCTGCCTCGACGGCATCCGCCGCGTCCAGGCCCAGCGCCCGCAGAACCGGCGCCTGGCCGCCAACCGCGTGTTCCTCTACATCTGGCCGGCCATCGATGTCCCGCTCGATGAGCTGCTGGAGGTGACGAGGTCACTCGCCCCGCGCACGGCCGGGCTCGGCCTCGAGGCGGTCTCCATCGAGGCCGTGATCCCGTCCGGAGTCGACGGCGAGCTTCGCCGGATGGCCCTGACGTTCTCCTATCAACCCGGCACCGGCGTGACGCTCTCGGTCAGCGAACCGCCGACCGAGCCGATGCTGTCCGTCGACGCCTACACCCAGAAGGTGCTTCAGGCCCAGCGCCGTGGGACGGTGTATCCCTACGAGGCCGTGCCGCTGCTGACGCGTGCGGGGGGTACCTTCACCGAGCACGACCTGGACGCCGACGGACGGCTCGTCCCCGTGCGACGCGCCCCCGGGGGCAACACGGCCGGCATCGTCGTCGGACTCGTGCGCACGATCACCGATCGCCATCCGGAGGGCATGGTGCGCGTCGCCGTACTCGGCGACTCGACCAAGGCGCTCGGGGCCATCGCCGAACCCGAGGCGAAGAGGATCCTCGGCGCGATCGATCTGGCCGCAGAGCTGCAGGTGCCCGTCGAGTGGCTGGCGGTGTCGGCCGGAGCGAAGATCTCGATGGAGAGCGGCACCGAGAACATGGACTGGGTCTCGCGCGTGCTGCGCCGCCTGATCACGTTCACGCAGGCCGGCGGTGAGGTCAACCTCATCGTGGCCGGCATCAACGTGGGCGCTCAGCCGTACTGGAACGCCGAGGCCACGATGCTCCAGCACACCCGCGGCATCCTGATCATGACGCCCGAGGGCGCCATGGTCCTGACCGGCAAGCAGGCGCTGGACTTCTCGGGCGGCGTCTCGGCGGAGGACAACTTCGGCATCGGTGGCTATGACCGGATCATGGGGCCCAATGGCCAGGCCCAGTACTGGGCGCCCGATCTGGCGGCGGCGGTCGACGTGTTGTTCGCCCACTACGATCATGCCTACGTCCCGTCGGGCGAGCGGTTCCCGCGTTCGGCGCCGACGACCGATCCGCGCGAGCGCGACATCTGCGACTCACCGCACCGCACTGTCGACGGCGGCTTCCGCACGGTCGGTGAGATCTTCTCCCCGGAGACCAACCCCGACCGCAAGAAGCCGTTCGACATCCGAACGGTGATGCGCGCTGTGGCCGACCAGGACCACAGTCCCCTGGAGCGGTGGGCGACCATGGCGGCCGCGCAGACCGCGGTGGTCCTCGACGCCCACCTGGGCGGTCATCCGGTGACGATGATCGGCATCGAGTCGCGCGCCCTGGCCCGTGGCGGCTTCCCGCCGGCCGACGGCCCGGACCAGTGGACGGCAGGAACGCTGTTCCCCCGGTCCTCCAAGAAGGTCGCCCGCGCCATCAACGCCGCCAGCGGCAACCGCCCGGTCGTGGTGCTCGCCAACCTGTCGGGCTTCGACGGCTCGCCCGAGTCGCTGCGCGAGCTGCAGCTGGAGTACGGCGCCGAGATCGGTCGCGCGGTCGTGAACTTCGACGGGCCCATCGTCTTCTGCGTCATCTCCCGCTACCACGGCGGCGCGTTCGTGGTGTTCTCCGGCACGCTCAACGACGAGATGACCGTGCTAGCGGTCGAGGGGTCGTACGCGTCCGTGATCGGAGGTGCTCCCGCGGCCGCGGCGGTCTTCGCCGCGGAGATCGGCAGGCGCACCGACGCCGACCCACGCGTCGTCGACGCGCAGACCCGGCTCGACCGGTCCGAGCCGGAGGAGGGCGCGCGGCTGCGTGCTGAGCTGGCGGAGATCCGGTCGGCGGTGCGCTCCGAGAAGCTCGGAGAAGTCGCCGACGAGTTCGACGGCGTCCACAGCATCCAGCGCGCCCAGCAGGTCGGCTCGATCGACGAGATCGTCCCCGCAGCCCGCCTCCGCCCGCGAATCATCGAGGCTGTCGAGGCGGGCATGCTCCGAGCGCAGAGGCGATGCGAAGCCTGA